GCCGCGCTCTTTCGCAAACGGGGTTACGATGAGACCCGCATCCGCGATATCGCAGAGCGATTGCGCATCAGCGAGGTCACGTTCTTTAATTACTTTCCCAGCAAGGACGCGCTGATCATGGCGTTTGCGGTCGAAATGCTTGAGTTCTCAATCGCCTCGGTGAAACGCGAGCTTAAGCGCGATGACTGCAGCGTACCCGACCGCATTCGCAGTCTGATGCGTCAATGGGCGATCTCGTGGGATTCGGACCCTGAGTATCACGTGCTCGTCGCTACGCAATCAGGGTTGATGACCGATGCGACTGGCGTTATTCGCGAGAAGGGGCTTCAACTCTACGCGCAATACGAGCGACTCTTCGCTTTGGGCCAGCAGCGTGGTGAGATTCGCGCCGATCGCAAGACGCTCGACCTTGCAGAAATGATGGAAGGAATATTCACATTGATCGCCCGCAACTGGGCCAGCGGATGGTG
This window of the Candidatus Binataceae bacterium genome carries:
- a CDS encoding TetR/AcrR family transcriptional regulator gives rise to the protein MGLREEKKAEQRRAILYTAAALFRKRGYDETRIRDIAERLRISEVTFFNYFPSKDALIMAFAVEMLEFSIASVKRELKRDDCSVPDRIRSLMRQWAISWDSDPEYHVLVATQSGLMTDATGVIREKGLQLYAQYERLFALGQQRGEIRADRKTLDLAEMMEGIFTLIARNWASGWWGKKTQSLEQRFMNAMDVFLEGCAASGAAQSRASSPHRKARLRVSNK